From a region of the Zonotrichia albicollis isolate bZonAlb1 chromosome 5, bZonAlb1.hap1, whole genome shotgun sequence genome:
- the LOC141729120 gene encoding C-type lectin domain family 4 member F-like: MANSPDLYETLEVRYPPARDRGDPQLSPALSPRCRACRRALGTAALLLLAAGLAALGTLYVQSRGELRAARAELAAVTDPLGPDPDGDTPSAAQRRQDRLGRWLQALALGWRYHRGKIYLFSVQRQPWAAAEAACAVTHAHLASVTSAEEQAYLAREARGGTYWIGLTATGTGGSWRWSDGTPYVPEHSFWAPGQPDSTDHGQWGGESCVQIHPVGAGLWNDHNCNFSFPWVCQRDLSVP; this comes from the exons ATGGCCAACAGCCCCGACCTGTACGAGACGCTGGAGGTGCGGTACCCGCCCGCCCGGGACCGCGGGGACCCCCAGCTGTCGCCGGCGCTGTCGCCGCGATGTCGCGCGTGTCGCCGGGCGCTGGGCACGgccgcgctgctgctgctggcggcgGGGCTGGCGGCGCTGGGCACCCTCT ACGTGCAGAGCCGGGGGGAGCTGCGGGCGGCGCGGGCGGAGCTGGCAGCGGTCACCGACCCCCTGGGACCCGACCCCGACG GTGACACCCCTTCAGCGGCACAGCGGCGGCAGGACCGGCTCG GGCGGTGGCTGCAGGCGCTGGCGCTGGGCTGGCGCTACCACCGGGGAAAGATTTACCTGTTCTCGGTGCAGCGGCAGCCCTGGGCCGCGGCCGAGGCCGCCTGCGCGGTGACACACGCGCACCTGGCCTCTGTCACCAGCGCCGAGGAGCAG GCGTACCTGGCGCGGGAGGCCCGGGGTGGCACCTACTGGATTGGGCTGACGGCCACGGGCACAGGGGGCTCCTGGCGCTGGTCAGATGGGACCCCCTATGTCCCCGAGCACAG TTTCTGGGCTCCAGGGCAGCCGGACAGCACCGACCACGGCCAGTGGGGCGGCGAGAGCTGCGTGCAGATCCACCCGGTGGGCGCGGGGCTCTGGAACGACCACAACTGCAACTTCAGCTTCCCCTGGGTGTGCCAGAGGGACCTCAGCgtcccctga